Proteins from one Deinococcus sp. AB2017081 genomic window:
- the nadA gene encoding quinolinate synthase NadA, with protein sequence MTHTPQAVTEPTPVVPRPQVPHRDLLQLEVLPDEAQIRADIERLRRERNAVIIAHNYQRPEVQGIADFVGDSLGLSRQAARTDADVIVFAGVHFMAETAAILSPDKTVLLPDLRAGCSLADTVTAQGIRDWKARNPGGLVVTYVNTTADVKAESDYCCTSGNAVQIVASLPADVPVLFAPDRFLAAHVIRETGRAMDVWDGACHVHEAIRPEDVQGQQLAHPDAELLIHPECGCSSRVLGALPDLKLYSTEGMIHRARASSAQEFIVVTETGMVTRLENDVPGKTFIPVSRTACCEYMKMITLENIRDALLNLEPRVTVPADIRERALVPIERMLAIG encoded by the coding sequence CCGCGCCCCCAGGTGCCGCACCGTGACCTGCTTCAGCTGGAGGTGCTGCCGGACGAGGCGCAGATCCGCGCCGACATCGAGCGGCTGCGCCGGGAGCGCAACGCCGTGATCATCGCGCACAACTACCAGCGGCCCGAGGTTCAGGGCATCGCAGACTTCGTGGGCGACTCGCTGGGGCTGTCGCGCCAGGCAGCCCGCACCGACGCCGACGTGATCGTGTTCGCCGGGGTGCATTTCATGGCCGAGACCGCCGCGATCCTGAGCCCCGACAAGACCGTGCTGCTGCCGGATCTGCGGGCGGGGTGCTCGCTGGCCGACACCGTGACGGCGCAGGGCATCCGCGACTGGAAGGCGAGGAACCCCGGCGGGCTGGTCGTGACCTACGTGAACACCACCGCCGACGTGAAGGCCGAGAGCGACTACTGCTGCACCAGCGGCAACGCCGTGCAGATCGTGGCGAGCCTGCCGGCGGACGTGCCGGTGCTCTTCGCGCCCGACCGCTTCCTGGCCGCCCACGTGATCCGCGAGACCGGCCGCGCCATGGACGTCTGGGACGGCGCGTGCCACGTCCACGAGGCGATCCGCCCGGAGGACGTGCAGGGCCAGCAGCTCGCGCACCCAGACGCGGAGCTGCTGATCCACCCCGAGTGCGGATGCTCCAGCCGGGTACTGGGGGCGCTGCCCGACCTGAAGCTCTACTCCACCGAGGGCATGATCCACCGCGCCAGGGCCAGCTCCGCACAGGAATTCATCGTCGTGACCGAGACCGGCATGGTCACGCGCCTGGAGAACGACGTGCCCGGCAAGACCTTCATTCCGGTCAGCCGCACGGCGTGCTGCGAGTACATGAAGATGATCACGCTGGAGAACATCCGCGACGCCCTGCTGAACCTGGAACCGCGCGTGACGGTTCCGGCCGACATCCGCGAGCGGGCACTGGTGCCGATCGAACGGATGCTGGCGATCGGGTAA
- the icd gene encoding NADP-dependent isocitrate dehydrogenase yields the protein MTTHIKVPAQGEKISMQSGKLTVPDRPIIPFVEGDGTGPDIWNASVRVIDAAVAKAYGGQRQIEWLEVYAGEKSVQVYGEGQWLPEETLTAFREYLFGIKGPLTTPVGGGIRSINVALRQELDLYACVRPVQYFQGVPSPVKRPQDVDMVIFRENTEDIYAGIEYRAGTPEAARMRDFLVGEMGVTKIRFPDSSSFGVKPVSQEGTERLVRAAIQFALDNGRKSVSLVHKGNIMKFTEGGFRDWGYDLAKREFGAVEIDGGPWCQLPNGIVIKDVIADNFLQQILTRPTDYDVIATLNLNGDYVSDALAAQVGGIGIAPGANINYVSGHAIFEATHGTAPKYAGKDVINPSSVILSGEMMLRYMGWTEAADLILKSLDATIQQKFVTYDFARSMEGAHEVKTSEFANKIIENMG from the coding sequence CCGTCCCATCATTCCCTTCGTGGAAGGCGACGGCACCGGCCCGGACATCTGGAACGCGTCTGTGCGCGTCATCGACGCGGCGGTGGCCAAGGCCTACGGTGGGCAGCGCCAGATCGAGTGGCTGGAGGTCTACGCCGGCGAGAAGTCCGTGCAGGTCTACGGCGAGGGCCAGTGGCTGCCCGAGGAGACCCTGACCGCGTTCCGCGAGTACCTGTTCGGCATCAAGGGCCCGCTGACCACGCCGGTTGGCGGCGGGATCCGCAGCATCAACGTGGCGCTGCGCCAGGAACTCGACCTGTATGCCTGCGTGCGCCCCGTGCAGTACTTCCAGGGCGTGCCCAGCCCGGTCAAGCGCCCGCAGGACGTGGACATGGTCATCTTCCGCGAGAACACCGAGGACATCTACGCCGGGATCGAGTACAGGGCCGGCACGCCCGAGGCCGCGAGGATGCGCGACTTCCTGGTGGGCGAGATGGGCGTGACCAAGATCCGCTTCCCCGACAGCAGCTCCTTCGGCGTGAAGCCCGTGAGTCAGGAGGGCACCGAACGCCTGGTGCGCGCCGCCATCCAGTTCGCGCTGGACAACGGCCGCAAGAGTGTGTCGCTCGTGCACAAGGGCAACATCATGAAGTTCACGGAGGGCGGCTTCCGCGACTGGGGCTACGACCTGGCCAAGCGTGAGTTCGGCGCGGTCGAGATCGACGGCGGCCCGTGGTGCCAGCTCCCGAACGGCATCGTCATCAAGGACGTGATCGCCGACAACTTCCTGCAGCAGATCCTGACCCGTCCCACCGACTATGACGTGATCGCCACCCTGAACCTGAACGGCGACTACGTCTCGGATGCGCTCGCCGCGCAGGTCGGCGGGATTGGCATCGCGCCCGGCGCGAACATCAACTACGTGAGCGGCCACGCCATCTTCGAGGCGACCCACGGCACCGCGCCGAAGTACGCCGGCAAGGACGTCATCAACCCCTCGTCCGTGATCCTCTCGGGCGAGATGATGCTGCGCTACATGGGCTGGACGGAAGCCGCCGACCTGATCCTGAAGTCGCTGGACGCCACCATCCAGCAGAAGTTCGTGACCTACGACTTCGCCCGCAGCATGGAAGGTGCCCACGAGGTCAAGACCAGCGAGTTCGCGAACAAGATCATCGAGAACATGGGCTGA